The Biomphalaria glabrata chromosome 15, xgBioGlab47.1, whole genome shotgun sequence region aatttgtatttgggAGTCTTGccattgtttaaatcttttatattgttatttgaATCAAAAGAACCAAGAATTCATCTGCTTTTTGATGAGCAAATTCAACTtatcaaaaattttttaatttgttttgtaaaacctGAGACAgttagagattttgatttttccAAAGTAGCAGATTTTGATTTAGacaaagatgtttttttaaactattcatTACTGTATACTGGACAATCTAAAGTAAatgtttcagaaatgtttctCAATCAGCTTTTAGTGGCATACAAAGACTGTGCCAAATATATGTTGCAaaagtttgctttaaaaaataaaactcttaGATTACTCAGGGCAATAAACCCTGGTACAGTTGGACACTCCCAAAATATGAAGATGTTGTGCCAACTAGCAGAGAAAATGCCATTTTTTAACTGTGAAGAAGTTGCTGCTGTTCAAGAGGAGATAAGACAGATCCAAATAGACAGCAGTCTCCAGTCAAAAGACTTTGCTAAGGACAGAATTGATCACTGGTgggctatttattttaaaagccgCCCAGACCAatatcctcttttttttaaaatgattagtgGCTGCTTAAGTATTTTTAGTGGGCCCAGAGTAGAGAGCTCCTTCTCATTTATGAACAGTTTGattactaaaaaaacaaacagaatggTGTGTCAAACTTATGAAGCATTTCAAAAAGTCAGATATTTTTTACAATCAAAACACACAACTTCTCTCAAGTTGTTCCACAGAGAAGATGTTGCCACAACACCTGTTGATAAGGCATTAATTTTTCATGTACAGACTGCATGGACCAGATATAAAACTAGACTCCAGGCTCAGcaagaagagaaaaaatctaagTTCTCCCATCTTAATGTACAAAAGATTGTTCATAGTAAAACAAATGTACATGCATTGGTTGAAAACATCAAATCAAAGTTGAAAGCCAGAGCTTTGCctaaaaaaaggaaacctcatAATTCAACTCcaacaacttcaaaaaagataaGAACCAAATGATGACTCAGActctgttatattttttttatatcattgtGGATACAATTAAAGTATATGTCTTTATTTGTGGAATaaataatcttattttatatcatgcaTAGTgtaattattaacattatttaaagTCTCATTATAAATGTActgtttagtttttaaaaaatattcatcagcttctttttttgaagcagCTGCGGTATGCCGCGAGTAGACAAACGCTGGTGTataaaatttcctaaaatttttgcAAAGTCAGTTCCCATcactgaatattttatttttacctgaGTGGTCTTCGTAATCTTTAAAGTCTGCATCTTTGACGCAACTTGAGTGCTCGTTGTCATCTCACGCTTAGAATTCCTCTATAGAAGCTTTACTGGGATTCAGAGAACTATTGACAATCTTTAgatctgaaaattaaaaatgtaaaatattgatTAGATAtataaggcctatattttgaaatcatgaaatgtattatttatgtctagattaATTTTAATACCATTATagattctctaaaaaaaaatctagattctagatcttatagatctattattttacttatactactatagatctatatctagaatgtgTAGGGAAATGATCTAAgaccattttttaaatacattttaaagctaAATGTACACTAATAATCTAGCTAATAAAATTAATCAAGGTTTCTAAATGAAAAACGTACATCAACTTTTATCTACTATTGAATCTAATGTATTGAAAAATATGACCACTTGTGCGCCATGTAGCAAATTTACAACAGTACTTCAAATGCTTACTGAATCATTATGTTGATATAAACAATGCTAATTTTTAATTCTACAACTAATATAACATCATTAcattatagaaatatttttttcacaatgATTTTTCACTTAAGTATTAAATGAGAATGAAAAGAATCTTTCCTGTtgtatcagtaaaaaaaaaacaaaatcgatAACACTTTGATCGCAAAATACATTCTGTTCTACTAACAtcaagagagaaaaggaagtgTCTACAAATTCATTTCGCTTTGAAGTAtcggaaataaaaaattaaataaaataataaataaataaataattagactTTTTTTGGGTTTGTAGCAAATTTGCAACATAGCGCGATATAGGGTTAACTTAGAACCCACTTTTGCAAACTACGTTTGTTGTATGCTCATCATGTGAATTTGtcttgaagtgttttttttttcaggtataCCACAGAAAGACCCAAACCAAAACCACAGCCTCTAATGGGTGAAATGGTGCCACAAAGGCGACCAGGTCTGGGTAAGTAATGTTATAGTTAGGTTTGAGGTATATCTAGATCTCGTTCCAGTTATAGTGAAAGAAAATATGGTTTTGTTTCTTGTCTAAAACTCGTATACTTCAATACCTTCAAAAGTGTTTGGAAGGTTGTGTGCCTATTGAACATTATTTATAGAACTTTAATttatttagaaattttattCACTTTTTATCCAGCAGGCCCTGCTCGCTTTGCCGAGAATTATGAAAGCTCTAATGCAGCAGCTGTCCAAGGAAGAGATGCATATTCTGAAGTGCGAAGACCTCCTGTCAGACGGTAAGTGTCATTTTGTGTGACAgaaataaagtaattaattcaaatttaaacttgaCTTGAATGTACAAAGAAACATTATACAGTTGTATACCatgttcataaaaataaaactatcaaGTTAATCCTTGCATAAATccttgggtttttttttagataaaagaAATTGCAGAAACACTAGTCTTCatgaagtattatttttttaaattatacaattattttaagaaggaaaaaaaatgtcctcttTATAAACCAGTGACATTCGAATTcccatattgaaaaaaaaaacaaataacattaaaaGCCTTTCAAATTACAAGGAATGAgttcaaagaaaatgttattctttTCACTTTTGAGGTGGAAAAAATCTCAAATTATTAACTATTCTAAgcttcactttttaaaactcaataatattatcatttttaaataaacatttttgctTGAAGtcttgaaaagaaaatctacaaTATAAAATCCTTGGCCCTGACAACGCACTGATCACTAATTCTCCTACTTGCTTTGGACataaaatagaaaatttaatgtaatttcttaacttaaCTTAAGCCTAGAACAACTAAGCCATTCTTATGTTAAAAATCGCAGCAGTTTAATTTACcaaagatgattttttttttattcgcaatATCGACCTtatatgttttttaaagtgaatATTAAATGTCTTAAGTACAAAATTTCCTTCTGCTTTTAGCAATTATTAGCACTATTTTGGTGCATAACTTTCTTtggttccattttttttttcaaatttatttttatttctactcagatctagatataggtcTGAAATCtaattttctagatctaaatcattgtCTGAGTGAGTGTGAGGGATTATCTTTAGATCAGTGGGATCATCAAATGTGTGTCTGTGGAAAACATTACTACAGTAAAGACTCTGATAAATGATAATTTGTACACAATTTAagaaaattagatctaaatgtacaaGTAGGACTATGTTCtaaatcacaaataaaaaaaaacctgcaaaTTGTCAGTGAATTTAAGGGGCTGTTAAaagtgtgtttctttttttttttttggtgtggaGGATGTTTAATATGGTTTGTGGAGAAGGGGAGTTATTCTAAATAAGGTGTCTCTCTAAAAGTAGTTCTATTCTGTAAATAATTAGGTAAACAGGtctgttttaaatgtatatattttaccTTCCAGtttttactatataaatatg contains the following coding sequences:
- the LOC129923217 gene encoding uncharacterized protein LOC129923217 gives rise to the protein MKDRVSHQEALLCSFIAEHSLPLSIAPHLVALAQELSRDSKALSQLSMDRKSTSYKLRDGLSSVFHKRLVADMKRYPFSLNLDEATSQGSKQRILNILVSFFNKEESVVHLYASIHLTTVNATTVYNAVMQQFTKDDIPVSNLVSCLTDSASYMTGCKQGFLTKLKTIAPKLLDIDNDVCHHVHNIVKLFCQHFDKFVENLLDDLHTDFNFGSDLNSFLEDISLSLGKKYYRPKERVPHRWLSVLDCSVDLVDNLEPLTVFYYAWLKAEDKMAYNSVIINILKNISKDSRKNIYSILSSLRCKTLTPAGKARKVRIYEKLFFSRPKLDQLLNLYLGVLPLFKSFILLFESKEPRIHLLFDEQIQLIKNFLICFVKPETVRDFDFSKVADFDLDKDVFLNYSLLYTGQSKVNVSEMFLNQLLVAYKDCAKYMLQKFALKNKTLRLLRAINPGTVGHSQNMKMLCQLAEKMPFFNCEEVAAVQEEIRQIQIDSSLQSKDFAKDRIDHWWAIYFKSRPDQYPLFFKMISGCLSIFSGPRVESSFSFMNSLITKKTNRMVCQTYEAFQKVRYFLQSKHTTSLKLFHREDVATTPVDKALIFHVQTAWTRYKTRLQAQQEEKKSKFSHLNVQKIVHSKTNVHALVENIKSKLKARALPKKRKPHNSTPTTSKKIRTK